In the Candidatus Zixiibacteriota bacterium genome, AGTCCCTGATATGAATGCCGGAGAATTGTTTAGTAAAGGTGTAATAAAATAATGCGGCAATTTTTAATGACAATAACACTCGTGATCGGTTTAACAGCCTTGGTTTTTGATTTATTTAAATCAGGCAAACCAAAAACTGCTGAGGTGCTAATCGAAAATGAAAATAAAACTAATAATAAATTTGAGAGGATAAAAGTATGTCAAAAATAATCGGAATAGACTTGGGAACAACCAATTCCTGCGTAGCGGTAATGGAGGGCGGCGACCCGGTCGTTATCGCCAACTCGGAGGGTTCCCGCACGACATCATCGGTGGTTGCGGTTACCAACAAAGGCGAACGCCTGACCGGCCAATTAGCAAAACGTCAGGCGGTAACCAATCCTAAGGATACGGTATTTTCAATCAAACGGTTCATGGGCAGAAATTTCTCAGAGGTTGGCTCGGAGATACAAAACTATCCATATAAGATGAAAGCCGGCCCTAATGGCGATTGCCATATCGAGGTGGCTGGCAAAGACTACTCGCCGCCGGAAATATCAGCGATGATACTTCAGAAAATGAAGCAGACCGCCGAGGATTATCTTGGCGAAAAAGTTACTAAGGCGGTTATCACAGTGCCGGCATATTTTAACGATTCGCAGAGAAAAGCCACCAAGGATGCCGGTAAAATCGCCGGTCTTGAGGTAATGCGGATTATTAACGAGCCGACTGCTGCCTCGCTGGCGTATGGTCTCGATAAAAAGAAAAACGAGAAAATCGCTGTCTATGACCTTGGCGGCGGCACTTTTGATGTATCAATACTTGAACTTGGCGATGGCGTATTCGAGGTGCGCTCGACTAATGGCGATACCCATCTCGGCGGCGATGATTTCGATAAGCAGATTATCGATTTCTTTGTTGATGAGTTTATTAAAACCGACGGCATCGATCTCTCTAAGGATCCGATGGCTTTGCAAAGGCTGAAAGAAGCGGCGGAGAAAGCTAAAATCGAACTGTCATCAACAGCCGAAACGAATATCAATTTGCCGTTTATTACCGCCGATTCGGCAGGCCCAAAACATCTGAATATAACCCTGACCAGAGCCAAACTCGAACAGCTTGTCGATGACTTAATTCAGCGGACTATCGAACCCTGCCGTAATGCGCTTAAGGATGCCAAATTGTCGGCTTCTGATATCGATGAGGTAATCTTAGTCGGCGGGATGACTCGCATGCCAAGAGTTATTGAAACAGTGAAAAGCTTCTTTGGCAAAGAACCGCATAAGGGTGTCAACCCGGATGAAGTTGTGGCAATCGGCGCGGCTATTCAGGGCGGCGTTTTAGCCGGCGATGTCAAAGATGTTCTGCTTTTGGATGTTACTCCGTTGTCGCTGGGTATTGAAACCCTTGGCGGTGTATTTACAAAGCTTATAGAACGCAACACTACGATTCCAACAAAGAAGTCCGAGATATTCTCAACTGCCGCCGATAATCAGACCACGGTCGAGGTGCATGTCCTTCAGGGCGAAAGGCAGATGGCTATCGACAATAAGACTATAGGCAGGTTTCATCTTGACGGCATACCGCCAGCGCCGCGGGGTTTGCCCCAGATTGAGGT is a window encoding:
- the dnaK gene encoding molecular chaperone DnaK, translating into MSKIIGIDLGTTNSCVAVMEGGDPVVIANSEGSRTTSSVVAVTNKGERLTGQLAKRQAVTNPKDTVFSIKRFMGRNFSEVGSEIQNYPYKMKAGPNGDCHIEVAGKDYSPPEISAMILQKMKQTAEDYLGEKVTKAVITVPAYFNDSQRKATKDAGKIAGLEVMRIINEPTAASLAYGLDKKKNEKIAVYDLGGGTFDVSILELGDGVFEVRSTNGDTHLGGDDFDKQIIDFFVDEFIKTDGIDLSKDPMALQRLKEAAEKAKIELSSTAETNINLPFITADSAGPKHLNITLTRAKLEQLVDDLIQRTIEPCRNALKDAKLSASDIDEVILVGGMTRMPRVIETVKSFFGKEPHKGVNPDEVVAIGAAIQGGVLAGDVKDVLLLDVTPLSLGIETLGGVFTKLIERNTTIPTKKSEIFSTAADNQTTVEVHVLQGERQMAIDNKTIGRFHLDGIPPAPRGLPQIEVVFDIDANGILNVSAKDKATGHEQSIRIEASSGLSEQDIEKMVKDAKAHETEDKTQREKIDAINAGDSLAYQTEKQLKELEDKIDADQKAKAQAAVDRLKEAVKKKDVDEIKSASDALNAIWHEISAKIYQSQTAEQPGAANPGGSGGNGQSTSDKQAGSG